The Balaenoptera acutorostrata chromosome 15, mBalAcu1.1, whole genome shotgun sequence genome contains a region encoding:
- the LOC114238444 gene encoding 60S ribosomal protein L31-like, producing MAPAKKSGEKKEGRSAINEVVTREYTNNIHKRIHGVGFKKRAPRAPKEIRKFAMKEMGTPDVCIDTRINKAVWAKGIRNVPYHIRVRLSRKCNEDEDSPNKLYTLVTYVSVTTFKNLQTVNVDEN from the coding sequence ATGGCTCCAGCAAAGAAGAGCGGTGAGAAGAAGGAGGGCCGGTCCGCCATCAACGAGGTGGTGACCAGAGAATACACCAACAACATTCACAAGCGCATCCATGGAGTGGGTTTCAAGAAGCGTGCCCCTCGGGCACCCAAAGAAATCCGGAAATTTGCCATGAAGGAGATGGGAACTCCAGATGTATGCATTGACACCAGGATCAACAAAGCTGTCTGGGCCAAAGGAATAAGGAATGTCCCGTACCATATCCGTGTGCGGTTGTCCAGAAAATGTAATGAAGATGAAGATTCACCAAACAAGCTCTATACGTTGGTTACCTATGTATCTGTCACCACTTTCAAAAATCTACAGACAGTTAATGTGGATGAGAACTAA